The genomic segment CGAGAGCGTGATCGACTTGCCGGGAGCATAGGGGAGCGTGTGCTGTTTCTGTTGAGCAACGCCGGGAGCGGTGCTGCCCAGGGCGAGCAAAAGAGCAGTAGCGATGGCCAAGGGGAGCGGCGAGCCCATATTGGATAGTCTAGATGGCCGCTGTCGAACTCGTTGCGGCTGGGCGGGGGCCGAGCGGGGGTGGGGTCGCCGCGCGCACCTGACCATCGGTGTTATTCTTCATTTCAATCGTGCTGCCTCTGGTAGAAAACCTGATCAAGCTGCAAGCTGTCGAAGTGGAACGGGCCCGGCTCGCACAGACGGCGCTCGCGCTTCCGGCGGAGATCGCGCAGGCGCAGTCAGCGCTGGACAAAGCGCAGGGCGACCTGGCCGCACAGACCGATGCACTAGCGCGAGAAGAGGCTTTGCGCACGCGGCTGGAGCGCGATATCAAGACGCATCGCGATAAGGCAACGCGCTACCGCGGGCAACTCGACTCGATTACCACTCCCGCGCAAGCCCAGGCGATTGAGCACGAGATTTCGTTCGCGGAGTCAGAGATCGATCGGCTGGAGAACGAAGAACTGGCCAGCCTGGAACGCACCGACCAGCACGAATCTGCGCTGGCCGAAGCGCGCACACAGGTTGAATGGATGGCCAACGCACTGGTGAAGACGCGGGAGCGCATTTGCCAGCGCCAGAAAGAATGCGCGACGCAGCAGGCCGAGCTCACCGCGGAGCGAGAGAAGATCCGCCGCAATGTGGATCCCGACTGGCTCGTCCGGTTCGACCGTATTGCTGCGCATCGGGGCACCGCCGTGGCCAAGGCAGAGAACCAGCAGTGCACTGGGTGCCGCATGGGCATCCGGCCGCAGATTTGGAACCAGGTCCGCGAAGGCGAACTGCTCACGTGCGATAGTTGCGGGCGCATTCTCTACTGGGATCCCGCGATGACCGCACCGGTCCAGACAGCTGCGCAGGCCATGCTCAATCCGGACCCGCCGGCCGTTCCCAAGCCTCGCCGCATCAGCTAAGCTGCGCCCACGCCCCTGCTAGCCTGAAGAGTAGGTTGGATTCGGGGAGGAGCCGTCGCATGCGCCGCATCTGTGTCGATATGGACGAGGTCATGGCCGATACGCTGTCGGAGCATCTGCGCCGCTACAACGAGGCGTTTGACGAGGCGATCACGCCGGACGACCTGCAGGGTCGAGGCCTTTGGGAGTACGCGCCGGAAAACCGGCGACAGCAGCTGAGGGATTTTCTGGATGCTGAGGACTTCTTCGAAGACCTGCCGCTGATTGATGGTGCGCAGGAGGTTCTTCACAAGCTGAGCGAGCGGTTCGAGATCTATATAGCCACGCAGGCGATGACGGTTCCGAACTCGCTGGGGCCCAAGTTCCGGTGGCTGCAGCGGCATTTCTCTTTTATTCCGCCGACAAATTACGTGTTCTGCGGCAACAAGAGCATTCTGCTTGCCGATTACCTGATTGACGACTTGCCGCGCAACCTGCAGCGGTTTCGGGGGACGGGGCTGCTCTACTCAGCACCGCACAACATGAATACGACAGAGTATGTGCGGGTAAACGACTGGAACGAAGTCGCTGCTTATTTCGCGTCGGTCGAGGACTGATTGTAAGCAGGGAGGGAGAGGCCCGGCGCGAGGGAGCCGGGCCTTAGTGCGTTTAGCGATAACCCTTAATGCGGAATCGCGAGACAGCGACGTAGAACGTATTGGCATCAGTGCCGGGGTTATGGTGGCTGATGTTGGCGTTCGAGAGGTGCTGATAGCGATAGCCGAGTGACCAGGCCTGGCGTTTCTTGCGGAAGAACTGAAGGCCCGTGCCGAAGTCGATGGTGTACATGAACTGCGAGCCCTGTGGAGAGAGCACGCGCTGGTTGAAGTAGATGAAGCCGCCGACGCCCGAGACGTAAGGCTGGACGCGGGCATCGGGGAAGAAATTCGTACGGAAGCCCACCGGACTTACACCGGCGCCATAAGAGCGCTGGCGCTGGGTGTAGCGATCCTTCGGCGTGAAGGCCTTCTCATCGAGCATGGCGAGAGCAGTGACTTCCGGTGCGTAGCGGAAGGCCCAACGATGGCTGTTGGGATTCAACAGATAAGAGTAGTTGACGTCGATGGGCATGTACTTGACGTCGGGGGCGTATCCCCAGACGTGGCCGGTCATGAGGGAGAGGCCCCACCATGCGCCGAACTCGTGGACACCGCCGATACGCGGCCATTCGGGCTTTTCCCCAGGCTGGCGACGAGGTGAAATGGCGGAGGAGCCGGGCGCGCTGGCATCTGCGGCCGAGGCGATGTCAGTACCGGAAACTGGCGGGTCGTCGCCCACGGGTTGGTTGGCCTGCTCGGGACCGGCGGGGTCACTCCAGAAGGTGTTCGCCTTGACCTGATAGGCGTCGCGATACCACGGCGGACGGAAGCGGAAGATGTTGGCGGTCGCCCTGGAGGGAGTCAGGAAGCTGGCCAGCAGCAGGGTGACCGGGCGGTGTGGTTTGGCCGCGATTTTGCGGAAGAGATGCTTATCGAGGGCGTCTTCTCCAATGGTCCAGCCCAGGCCCCCGAGCGGAGTGGTCACGAGCTCAACCCAGCCGGTCTCATTCGTTATGACGCCTTTGTCTGGGAAGTAATGGTCTCCATTGTGGCCGATGCCCGCTTCGCCCGTCGGGCCCATCTTCCACCAGAAGCTGAAAGCTGTAGAGAAGGCGAGCGCGCGGAGACGACTGCGCCAGTAGATCCAGTCATTGGCCTGCTCCACGGTCATGCCCTTGGGGTCGTTCTGGATCCACATGTAGTTGGTGATGGAACCCATCATGGAATGACCGACATAGTCGTCGAGAACGGGGTTGTCATCTCCCCAGTGGTCCCAGCGCCAGCGCTGAACGCTATCGACGTAGCGGTCCCACCATTTGCCGTGCGTCGTCTCCCAACGGTACCAATAGCCGGTGTAGAGATTGCCCATATCCTGGAAGGCGTTGTAGATGGAGGCCTCGATGATGAGCTGGTGCCAGTGGATGCGGCACTCCCGGGCCCTGGTCTCGTCGGTTGGGCACTGGTTAAGGGGAACGGTCGGACCCGCGCCTTTGTGAATGAAAGCCATTGCGTGGGCGGGATCGGCGGGAATGAAGTCCAAGGAAGATGAGAATGATTCGGAGGGACTGGTCGCGCTAAGGGCCCTGTCCAGTGTGGAGAGCGGCGCGTCGGGTGCATCGGGTAGATCCGCGGGCGTTTCGAGGGGTGCAGGGGCCGGCACCGCTGCAACCGCAGGGTCGGCGTGATCGGGAGTCGCGGATTGGGCGAGCCCACAACGACTGAGAGCCAGGAGGCCGAGGAGCATGACGCCCAGCATGCGGCGCCCCTGAAAACGAGAGGGGCGAAGACTCGCAAGGGCGGAAACCGGTGCGCTTGCGTCGTGGCTCGGGAGAAGCTGGCGCTGCACAGGGAACTTCATTGGGGGATGGACCTCTTTTATTGAAGTAGCGCGACAGTGAAAAGCGTGGCCCGCAAATTTTCCGAAACAAACATGGTGATTGCGCCGTTCTCTCGGGCCCGGTAACCTGGCGGACTTGGGATACACGGGGCCTATGGAACAATCATCGGGGTCACACAGATTTGCCGAAGGATGCGTGGACAACCAGTAACCTATTTGCCTGAATTTTACACGGGACGTGTGCAAGGGCAACCAGTCAGGGCTTCGGCGCAGGTGGAAACGGGGAGTCCAACTGGAGTTGGACTCCCCGTTTTGGGAACATGCGACTGGGGCGCGATTTAGCGGCGGCCGAAGCCGCGGGGACGAGAGGGAGCAGCGATGGGCAGGTGAGTCTTGCCGGCAGGATAGACGGCGAGGAAGCGGTCCTGGCCTTCGCCGGAACTGGCTGTCTCAACGCCTTCGAGATCGCGGAAGGCCAGATGGAGCAGGCGGCGTTCGCGGCTGTTCATGGGCGGGAATGTGTAGGGTACTCCGGTGCGGATGACTTTCTCAGCGGCGGTTTCGGCAGCCATCTTGAGTTCCTGCGCGCGCAGGGCCTTGTAGTTGCCGGCATCAAAGCTGACGAGGTCGTGTTCACGCTGATCGAGGCGGAGCATCTGCACGGCGAGGGTTTCAAGGGCGCGCAGCAGTTCTCCGTTGTGCTGGGTGAGCAGCGGCGTGTCGGGGCCGCCGAGTTCGACATAGATGACACGACCTTCGAGGCCCTGCGGGTCGCGCGCGCCGTCGCCAGCGGTGATACGGTACTTCAGGCGGAATCCAC from the Occallatibacter riparius genome contains:
- a CDS encoding zinc ribbon domain-containing protein, giving the protein MLPLVENLIKLQAVEVERARLAQTALALPAEIAQAQSALDKAQGDLAAQTDALAREEALRTRLERDIKTHRDKATRYRGQLDSITTPAQAQAIEHEISFAESEIDRLENEELASLERTDQHESALAEARTQVEWMANALVKTRERICQRQKECATQQAELTAEREKIRRNVDPDWLVRFDRIAAHRGTAVAKAENQQCTGCRMGIRPQIWNQVREGELLTCDSCGRILYWDPAMTAPVQTAAQAMLNPDPPAVPKPRRIS
- a CDS encoding 5' nucleotidase, NT5C type, whose product is MRRICVDMDEVMADTLSEHLRRYNEAFDEAITPDDLQGRGLWEYAPENRRQQLRDFLDAEDFFEDLPLIDGAQEVLHKLSERFEIYIATQAMTVPNSLGPKFRWLQRHFSFIPPTNYVFCGNKSILLADYLIDDLPRNLQRFRGTGLLYSAPHNMNTTEYVRVNDWNEVAAYFASVED
- a CDS encoding acyloxyacyl hydrolase, with amino-acid sequence MKFPVQRQLLPSHDASAPVSALASLRPSRFQGRRMLGVMLLGLLALSRCGLAQSATPDHADPAVAAVPAPAPLETPADLPDAPDAPLSTLDRALSATSPSESFSSSLDFIPADPAHAMAFIHKGAGPTVPLNQCPTDETRARECRIHWHQLIIEASIYNAFQDMGNLYTGYWYRWETTHGKWWDRYVDSVQRWRWDHWGDDNPVLDDYVGHSMMGSITNYMWIQNDPKGMTVEQANDWIYWRSRLRALAFSTAFSFWWKMGPTGEAGIGHNGDHYFPDKGVITNETGWVELVTTPLGGLGWTIGEDALDKHLFRKIAAKPHRPVTLLLASFLTPSRATANIFRFRPPWYRDAYQVKANTFWSDPAGPEQANQPVGDDPPVSGTDIASAADASAPGSSAISPRRQPGEKPEWPRIGGVHEFGAWWGLSLMTGHVWGYAPDVKYMPIDVNYSYLLNPNSHRWAFRYAPEVTALAMLDEKAFTPKDRYTQRQRSYGAGVSPVGFRTNFFPDARVQPYVSGVGGFIYFNQRVLSPQGSQFMYTIDFGTGLQFFRKKRQAWSLGYRYQHLSNANISHHNPGTDANTFYVAVSRFRIKGYR
- a CDS encoding Jag family protein; the encoded protein is MPIDDLQLAAQKIAAFLAHLNKLGGFRLKYRITAGDGARDPQGLEGRVIYVELGGPDTPLLTQHNGELLRALETLAVQMLRLDQREHDLVSFDAGNYKALRAQELKMAAETAAEKVIRTGVPYTFPPMNSRERRLLHLAFRDLEGVETASSGEGQDRFLAVYPAGKTHLPIAAPSRPRGFGRR